From a single Dendropsophus ebraccatus isolate aDenEbr1 chromosome 8, aDenEbr1.pat, whole genome shotgun sequence genomic region:
- the LOC138799582 gene encoding oocyte zinc finger protein XlCOF7.1-like has protein sequence MKEVHKENHQKMERDVKSMTKSILSLTLEIIYLLTGEDYVPAKKSRKRVTTTIQSRVSGGRGRTHKQNNDQKILGLTSKITELLTGEVPVRCEDVTVHFTMEEWEYLEGHKDQYKDVVIEDPQLLTSSLDVRQTTNISEGNCNLNSSQDSINDTSHAKHSSLEPSNLETSPVCKEGKVTNTKRTKDHTRYSSPHINKELASMDSRSLTSTDIFTIHTPQDPSTNFKEDSLCASEDLSNMNSPSDLTSTLTQLKEEPVSCDAVNTEEADADPSTPADHPLPDKKKKKKKLSSREQNFSAVSSNVNIVRHISSTGEYVTYYRKNRPAEKLFYCSECGKSFNRNSHLISHQRSHTGEKPYSCPECGKRFMRSSHLVRHKRIHTGEKPHSCAECGKRFITTSDLVIHRRTHTGEKPYHCLECGKNFICNSVLIKHQRTHTGEKRHCCPDCGKYFTTNAYLVIHQRIHTGEKPFTCTECGKGFTCNSVLTKHQKIHMEKNSQSDLVKHSSTQARKNLYPCSQCGETFANSVQFLNHQQIHFREPELDGHQTNHVGEKTHYCWDCGKSFSSRRGLVLHQKIHIGEKPYSCAVCGECFTKKGNLARHLERHHR, from the exons ATGAAAGAAGTTCACAAAGAAAATCACCAGAAGATGGAGAGGGACGTGAAGTCCATGACCAAAAGTATATTAAGTCTCACCCTGGAGATCATCTACCtactgactggagag GATTATGTGCCTGCAAAGAAGTCCAGGAAGCGTGTAACAACCACCATCCAAAGCCGGGTGTCAGGTGGGCGGGGCAGGACACATAAGCAAAACAATGATCAGAAGATCCTGGGACTCACCAGTAAGatcactgagctgctgactggagag GTGCCTGTAAGATGTGAGGACGTCACTGTCCATTTtaccatggaggagtgggagtatttagaaggacacaaggacCAGTACAAAGATGTTGTAATAGAGGACCCCCAGCTCCTCACATCATCATTGG ATGTCCGTCAGACCACAAACATATCTGAAGGAAATTGTAACCTAAATTCTTCACAGGATTCTATAAATGATACTAGCCATGCAAAGCATTCATCACTAGAACCAAGCAATCTGGAGACATCACCTGTATGTAAAGAAGGTAAAGTAACTAACACTAAGAGAACCAAAGATCATACACGGTATTCATCTCCTCACATTAATAAGGAACTGGCCTCAATGGATAGTCGGAGCCTTACCAGCACTGACATATTTACCATTCATACGCCACAAGATCCATCAACTAATTTTAAGGAGGATTCCTTATGTGCTAGTGAAGATCTCTCCAACATGAATTCACCCTCTGATCTTACTTCTACACTGACACAGCTTAAGGAGGAACCTGTCTCATGTGATGCTGTCAATACTGAGGAGGCAGATGCTGACCCCTCTACACCAGCAGATCACCCATTACCTgataagaagaaaaagaagaagaaactaTCTTCACGTGAACAAAATTTTAGCGCTGTATCTTCTAATGTCAATATCGTACGTCATATATCCTCTACTGGGGAGTATGTTACATACTATCGTAAAAACAGGCCGGCGGAGAAACTCTTCtactgttcagaatgtggcaaaagCTTCAACCGTAATTCACACCTCATAAGCCAtcaaagaagtcacacaggagagaagccatactcATGTCCTGAATGTGGTAAGCGGTTTATGAGGAGTTCACATTTGGTCAGGCATAAGAGGAtccacacaggggaaaagccacaTTCGTGCGCCGAGTGTGGGAAACGTTTCATCACAACCTCAGATCTTGTGATACATCGGAGAACCCATACTGGAGAAAAGCCTTATCACTGCTTAGAATGTGGGAAGAACTTCATCTGCAATTCTGTGCTCATcaaacatcagagaactcacacgggAGAGAAACGGCATTGCTGTCCAGATTGTGGCAAGTATTTTACCACTAACGCCTATCTCGTCATCCACCAGAGAATCCACACGGGAGAGAAACCATTTACATGTACTGAATGTGGTAAgggttttacatgtaattcagttCTTACCAAACATCAGAAGATCCACATGGAAAAGAACAGCCAgtcagatcttgttaaacataGTAGTACCCAGGCCAGGAAAAATCTTTACCCTTGCAGTCAATGTGGGGAAACCTTTGCAAACAGCGTCCAGTTTTTAAACCACCAGCAAATTCACTTTAGAGAACCTGAGCTCGATGGACACCAGACCAATCACGTAGGAGAGAAAACACATTATTGTTGGGACTGTGGTAAATCTTTTTCCAGTAGAAGAGGCCTTGTTCTGCATCAGAAAATTCACATAGGAGAGAAGCCCTATTCTTGTGCAGTGTGTGGAGAATGTTTTACAAAAAAAGGAAATCTTGCAAGGCATCTAGAACGTCaccatagatag